The nucleotide sequence AGATCTTTTCTCTCAATTGATAAAGAAACATCTCATAGTCATATATTTTATATAGATTTGTTATATTATCTATCTTATCCCGATAATCTATCATAACAGCCTCCTATATATCCAGCCTGTACCCTATACCCAATGTTAATCTAGAAAATTCTACCTTACCATCATAATCCCCATCCAATTTATTTCCATTATACTGATAACTGAGATCAATTATCATATTTTCATATTCTATTCCTCCTCCCAGAGAATAATAGAATCCTGTTTCTGCTTTAACACCACTCCTGTCTAAGTCCGACCTGGTATAAGGAATAGATGCACCTAAATTTAATTTTATATACGGCTTATATATTCCCGTTTCATTAAACCTATATTTTACAGTTGCATAGATAGGTATAGTATCGATTATTTTGTAATTTTTCCCCTCTATCCTTATTTCACCCTCCCTTTGATACCCTGTTCCTAAACCAGTTATCAAATTCGGGATAGGCTCATGAACTAATTCTACAATAAATTCATATCCTATTCCCTGAGGCTCGCTATCGTTCTTAAAATTGGTCGTATTAACCTCCTTGTATTTTCCTGCTAAATTTCCCCCTACCCTAAATTCTATCTTATCTGTATCCTCTGCCAGACTCACAATAGAATATATAAAAAACATCAATACGTATAATTTCTTCATAATATCTCCTCACTTTCTTAAAATATCTCATAATTTTACTACAAATGTACTCCTATCCAATTTATTCTACCATAACTCTTATTTTCCTCTAAACAAAAAAAGAACCCAAAGGTTCTTTTCTTTATGCTCTTGCAAGTTCTCTAGCATCTTTCATCAATATATATGTTAGAAGCCCTGCTGCTACTGTCGGTACTACCCACACAAATCCTTGGCTAGATAACGGAATAGCTCTATAGATACTTTCTATTGCTCCGATCTCTGTATTGTCTACTACTATTTGTAAAACAGCTAAGATTCCAGATACTCCTACACAACTACGTCTGATTGCTATAGAATTAATTCCTAATATCCCTAAGAATATTAAAACTATTGTTATTGGATATAGTATTCCTAAGATTGGAGATGCTATCACAACTATCTTATCCACTCCAAAGTTAGCCATAAATGCTGATAGTACACAAGAAACTACAGCTACTTTTTTATAATCCATATTATAAGTCTTTGAGAAAAACTCCGATACAACCATAGTTAGTGCTACTGCTGTTGAAAGGCATGCTGCTATTACACATATTCCAAATATTAAGTTTCCATACTGTCCTAAAAATATATTTACAAAATTAGATACTAGTTCTGGTCTAGAAATATCAGCTGGGAAATATTGATTTCCTGTCGCACCTAAATAAAATAGTCCAAGATATATTATAGAAAGTCCTGTACCTGTTACTATACTTGCTCTTTTTATAAGGGATGCTCTTTCATTTTTAGATGTATATCCCCTTGCAGTTAAGTTAGCTAATATAACCATACTGAATAATCCTGCCATGATACCATCCATTGTTTGATACCCTTGAGAAAATCCAAATCCAAATGAATTTACCTGAACATGGGAAGCTCCTGGAGCAGCAACCTTATTAGTTATACCAAGAACGATCATAGATAATACAATCGTTACTATTGTAGGAGTTAGAAACTTCCCTACTTGATCTATCGCTCTAGAAGGATTCAATGACATGTACAGAGTTACTGCAAAGAACACTATTGATATTATTATTGGGCTTATATGAAAACTTCCAAGATTTGGTAATAGTCCTAATTCATACGCTGTAGCTGCTGTTCTTGGAGTATTTGTGAATACAACAGACGCCATTAAAAGTAGTGAATACATTGTAAAAAATGGTTTCGATACCTTCCCTGCAAAGTTTTCAAAGCTTCCAACCTTGTTCATTGTCAGTACTCCTAATACAGGAAGTCCTATCCCGGTAAATGCAAATCCCATTGCTGAAACTAACCAATTTTCACCCATTGCTAATCCTATACTTGGAGGAAATATTAAATTTCCTGCTCCAAAAAACATTGAAAATAATGCTAACCCTATAACTAACCAATCTAATTTATTTTTTTTCATTTTATCCACCATCCTTAAATTTAGTATTAACCGACGAAATAATTATCTATTTCTGATGTTTTATCTTGTTTTGATAATTTTATTTAAGGTTCACCTCCAAGTTTAATTTCCTTATATTGTGTTCTACAGTTGCCTGTTTCTGTTTTTTTTTAGTTCATTTGTGCCTTTTCAAATCGATTATATTCTAAGAATCAAAAAAAGTCAAGCATAAAAAGTATAATAGTGAAATAAGTATCAAATAAGTGATACTTTTAAAACTTTTTTAAAAAAAATTTGACTTTTCATTTTTTTTAGTGTATTACTGTAATAAGATAGATAGTTGATAGTTTCAAAAAGTTAATTTAATTTTGGTTAATGTCGGTCATTAGATTATCATTATTAGAAGTTAAAGTTTTTTTGTTAAAATGTATTTTGAAAATAGCAAGGGTAATAGAATAAGTAGTAAGTAGTAAGTAGTAAGTAGTAAGTAGTAAGTAGTAAGTAGTAAGTAGTAAGTAGTAAGTAGTAAGTAGCAAGTAGCAAGTAGCAAGTAGCAAGTAGCAATATGATAAACCAACTAGTTGTAGTAAAAAAGAAAAAAGATTTATTAACAAATAACAGGTAACTGTTGAGAGTTATTCGTTATGTTTCAAGGTTTAAAAATAACCCCTTTTTAGATTATGGTTATTGGTTTCAAATTTAAAATAACAACCAACTAATTGTGAGTTGGATATTATTTTAAAAGGCAAAATTTTTATTAGAAATTAGAAGTATTAGAGTAAAAAGTTAGAAATGAAAAATTATTGTATTTCTGTTAGTATATTTAATGTATTTTTAAAACTATCTATCTATGAAAAAAGGAACTCCTCAGAGTTCCTTTTTTATTTACTTAACCTTTAGCTATTATTTCTTCAATAAATGAAATTACTTCTTCTGCTTTTACTTCAAAAGCTTCATTAGTTTTTCTAACCTTAACTTCTACTAATCCATCCTTAGCTCCTCTTCCAACTATTAATTTAATAGGGAATCCGATTAAGTCTGCATCTTTAAATTTAAATCCTGGTCTTTCTTTTCTGTCATCGATTACAGTATCGATATTCTTATCAGTTAATTCAGCATATAATTTTTCTGCTAATCCTAATTGATCTGCATCTTTTATGTTTGCAGGAATTACATCTACTAAGTAAGGAGCTATTGACATAGGCCAGATAATTCCATTTTCATCGTTATTTTGTTCTATTGCAGCAGCTAGAGTTCTAGAAACTCCGATACCATAACATCCCATAGTCATTGTTTTTGTCTTTCCATTTTCATCTAAAAATGTAGCTCCCATACTTTCAGAATATTTCTTTCCAAGTTTGAATACATGACCAGCTTCTATTCCTCTGGCACTTTCCAATTCTCCCTCGCTACATCTAGGACATCCTTCTCCAGCTTTTACGCTTCTAACGTCTCCTACAATATGAGCTGTATAGTCTCTACCATAGTTTACGTTCATATAGTGTGTATCCACTTGGTTTCCACCGGCAGTATGGTTTATGATCTTAGTTACACTCTCATCAGCAACAAGTGTCATATCACCTAATTCAATGTTATATGGTCCCATATAACCTTTTACCAAGTTATAGGCAATTAAATCTGCTTCACTTAACATAACTAGATCAGTTTCATTTAATAAGTTCTTAAGTTTAACCTCGTTTATCTCATAGTCTCCTCTTTGTAAGACCATGTATGCTTTTAATGATAAAGTATCCATATAAGTTATAGCTTTTACAGTCTTAGAAGCAGGAATTCCAAAATATTCACAAACGTCGTCTATCTTAGCAACATTAGGAGTATCTCTTAATTCTACTTCTGCTAGTTCTTCTTTAGTTTCTGTTATTTCTTCTTTAACAACACTCTCTGCTTTCTCAAGGTTAGCTGCATAATCACAAGTATTACAGAAGATTATTTCATCTTCACCAGATTCAGCTAATACATGAAATTCTTGTGATCCGCTTCCTCCGATAGCTCCTGAATCTGCTTCTACAGATCTAAATTTAAGCCCACATCTTTCAAAAACTCTAGTGTAAGCAGCCTTCATATTTTCAAATTCTTCGTCTAAAGATTCATCAGTTGCATGAAATGAGTAAGCATCCTTCATTAAGAACTCTCTTCCTCTCATAAGTCCGAATCTAGGTCTTCTTTCATCTCTAAATTTAGTTTGAATTTGGTAAAGACTAAGGGGTAAAGATTTGTACGATGATATATCATTTCTAATTATATCTGTGATTACCTCTTCATGAGTAGGTCCTAATATAAAGTCTCTTCCATGTCTATCTTGAAGTCTCATCATTTCTGGTCCCATTGCATCCCATCTTCCAGTTTCTTTCCATAATTCTGCTGGTTGTAATACTGGCATAAACAATTCTTGAGAACCTGCTCTATCCATCTCTTCTCTAGTTATTTTTTCTACCTTTTGTAATGCTCTATAGCCTAAAGGAAGGTATGTGTAAATCCCACTCGCTAATTTTTTTATCATTCCTGATCTTAACATCAATTGATGACTTACTACCTCAGCATCTTTTGGTGTTTCTTTTAATGTCTTTGCATACATCTTACTGAATCTCATATGATCTAATCCTCCTAATATTTTGATGAAATATTGCCCATCATCACTAATTTTAAATTAATAAATTATTTTATCTTGTAATTTTTCTTATCTATCATTATATCAAGTTTGTTTTGGTTTATCAAAATTTTTATTGATATAAAAGAAATTTGTGAAAATTTTCTATAGTTTATAGTAGTTTACACCTGCTTAATTCTAAAATATAAAAAATAAGTTAGATGCCTCATTGTCTATGATACGCCAAGTTTAACAGTTTTACTAAATAAAAAGTGGGTTAATCTACAGATTAACCCACTTTTTATTCAAATCATTTCATAGCTACTGATATTTTATTGAAATTCTTTATATGTATTTAAAAGAATACCATCTTTTAAATAGGGTTTTAAAAGCCTCAACCAATTGATAGTCTGTCTTTCAAACATCTCCTGAGCCATAAGTCGCATGTCTTCATCCATCTTCAGGTCTTCTGCTATATTCTCATATTTTTCAGGATTGCTTCCATATACCAGATTAAGACTTCTATACCCTCTCTGGTCATCCAGACTGTGCTCGTCCATTAAATCTTCAGAAGTAAATTCTTCTACTTCCAACCCCTCCATAAAGAAAAGTTCTGCTGCTGAGATAGCTCGTTCTTCTCCATCTTCCAATGTCAAGATAAGCATAATTATTCCAAAGTCATCTACAGCATCTTCCTCTTTTCCCAGAACAGGTATATCTAAAAGATCCACCAGGGCATGACCTAATTCATGATAAAAAGTATGTTCTATGGCATCCTTTGCATAGATTTCCCATTCCTTCTTATATTCATCTTTAAACCTTTCCCTGATTTCCATTATAAAATCATAACTTATGACTATCTTACGGTCTTCAGGACTATAATAGACAGAGTCTTTATCAGCTACTTCTACCACTACCTGTAGTTCTTCCTCTATCTTTATCTCTTGGTTTACAGTATCTACTAGATCTTCGATAACTCTATTTTTTATCATCCATTCCTTTACTTCTTTCTCCTTCTTTCCAGTTGGAGGGGAATAATTAACCTGAACTCCACCAAAAATAATCACAATATTTAACATAAATAATATTAATATCTTTTTCATTTTTTTCTCCTAAATCATCATTTTATTCCTCTATGGAAACTGGATAGAAATCATGCAGCGTCACTGGATGTAAATTTAACCCCTGAATATCTCTTTGAGTTCCGACACTTAAAATTCTGTTATACAACATAACTTCGGCAGCATCATCTACGATAATCTCTTGAGCCTTTTCATATATTTCCTTTCTTTTTTCAGGATCTATAGAAACTTTTCCTTCCTCCAATAATTTATCTACCTTTGGATTGCTATAAAAACTTCTGTTTCCTGCTGCACCCTTTGCCGTAGAGTGATAAACTGCATATAATCCATAGTCTGCATCACCAGTTACACAACCCCAAGACCCTAAAAACATCTCATGTTTTCCTTCAGCTGTGTATGTAAAAAACGCTCCTGTTTCATAAGATTGGATAATCAGATCTATACCGATCTCCTTTAGCTGAGCCTGTACAATAGTAGCTACATCACTGTTTGAATTCCCTTCATATATGGTCAATGTTAATGTCAAACCATCTTTATATCCGGCTTTAATCAAGTGTTCTCTCGCCTTTTCTGGATTATACTCATATGCCTTTGTTTTATCTGTAAATCCAAAGACACCTGGTGCAAGTGGAGAGGTCGCTACTTTTCCTGCTCCATCTAGTACAACGTCCACTATACTTTGTTTGTCTATGGCATAGTTTATAGCCAATCTTAAATCTTTATTTTTAAAGACCTCTTTATCATTATTAAAACCAATATATGAATATGAGATAGATGGTTTTTCTAATAATTTTAAATTATTGTTATTTTTTATATTTTCAATATCAACGGCACCAATGGAAAGAGCAATATCTAATTCTTTCGTCTCCAGACCAATGGTCCTGTTGGAAGCTTCTACAATATTTCTTACCACAAGATGCTTAAATTTTGGAGGAGTCAAAAAGTATTCATCATTTCTAACCAAAGTGACTTTATCCCCTGCATCCCAAGATTCAAATTTATAAGGCCCTGTTCCAACTGGATGTTGTCCATAATCTTTTCCATACTTTTCTATGGCTTTTTTATTTACAATAGCCAAAGCCGGGTGGGACAGGTGGGCAAATAATGGACCGAATGGTGTTTTTGTAATTATCTGTACAGTATAATCATCTATAACCTTAATCTCCTCCAATGGCGGTAAGATAAAGGCTATCCTTGGTGAAGTCTGCATCCTTTCAAAAGAATACTTTACATCCTCTGCTGTAAAATCTTCTCCATTATGAAATTTAACTCCCTTTCTCAACTTAAATTCTACAGTTTTTGGATTAATCTGTTCCCAGCTTTCTGCTAATCCAGGAATAATTTTCATATCTCCAGTTGATTCTACCAACCTTGAATAAATTTGCTTATTTATCCTCAGAGAACTTCCATCATTTCCCATGTGTGGGTCCAATGATTTTGGATTAGCTGAATCTGCAATCACTAATGTATCTCTCGTTTTCTCTGCTACCTCTTTTTTTCCACATGCTAAAAGCAGCAGTGACAACATTATAAATATTAACTTTTTCATACTCTTTCCTCCTAAATATAAAATAATATCCTTATGATATTACTTTTATATTAGAGTAATAGCAAGTTTAATTCCTCGATATTTCCATGGTATTAATCCATATATAATTTTATCTTTTTTTAAAATGCTGATTCAAATATATATTTAACCGGTCTGTACTTTCATATATAATCTCCATACTTTTTAGCTCAATAGCTCCTACAACTCCAGTGTCGTAACTTCCACAATCTATAGATATTTTTTGATCACTCACAAAGTGAATCTTTCCATCTAAGTTAGGAGTGTGTCCATAGACTACGATTTTGTCAGTTTTTAAAAGGGGGTGGTCTATAAAGTCTCCTCTTATCCATGTCATCTCATAGGGGATCTGATCCTCTATGCTTTTTTCCGGATTTATTCCTCCATGAACTACGAAATATTTACCCAAATCAACTGCTATGGGCATATTTTTTATATACTTTAAATGTTTATTCAAAATATCATATTTTTTCTTATAGGAATCAACTGTCTGTCTCCCTCCATTCCTATACCAGGCAAATAATTCACCCTTTTCAATGGCATTGACCATGAGATCTTCGTGGTTACCAAAGGTATGGATTATATTTAATCCACTCTTAACCAATTCTTCTATTGTGTCATACATCTTTAAACTAGAAGGCCCACGGTCGCAGGAATCACCATTTATAATCAACAGATCCTTTTCAGTCAATTTTATCTTATCCAATAATTTTAAAAATACATTATGATATCCATGGATGTCACTTATAATCCATACCTTGTCATAATCTTCCATATCTAACTTCACTATATTCATAAATCCACTCCTATTTAATCTCATCCACTTTGAATTTTTCTACTATGTCTATCCTCAATGTATTTTCCTGTATCTCTCCACTATATTTTTTTAGATACTCTATGGAGATATCTCTGACCAGCTTTATAGTTTTTACATCATGAACTATATCTACAAATTTTAGATCTGACATCCCGCTCTGTCGTGTCCCGAATATCTCTCCAGGTTTACGAAGTTTTAAATCCTCCTCGGCTATTAAAAAACCGTCTGTAGTTGATTCCATAACCTTCAATCTGGATTTTGAGGTATCATTATCTGTTTTTGCTATTAAAAAACAGTAAGATTTATGCTCACCTCTTCCTACCCTTCCACGAAGCTGATGGAGTCCTGCTAGTCCAAATCTATTAGCATTGGTTATCATCATTATAGTAGCATTAGGAACATTCACTCCTACTTCTATAACTGTAGTAGAGACCAATATCTGCGTCTTATTTTTCTTGAATTTAGCCATTGTTTCTTCCTTCTCTGCATTTTTCATCTTCCCATGGAGAAGTCCTATCTCAAATTCAGAAAACCTCCTAAGCATCTCC is from Psychrilyobacter atlanticus DSM 19335 and encodes:
- a CDS encoding glutathione ABC transporter substrate-binding protein, whose amino-acid sequence is MKKLIFIMLSLLLLACGKKEVAEKTRDTLVIADSANPKSLDPHMGNDGSSLRINKQIYSRLVESTGDMKIIPGLAESWEQINPKTVEFKLRKGVKFHNGEDFTAEDVKYSFERMQTSPRIAFILPPLEEIKVIDDYTVQIITKTPFGPLFAHLSHPALAIVNKKAIEKYGKDYGQHPVGTGPYKFESWDAGDKVTLVRNDEYFLTPPKFKHLVVRNIVEASNRTIGLETKELDIALSIGAVDIENIKNNNNLKLLEKPSISYSYIGFNNDKEVFKNKDLRLAINYAIDKQSIVDVVLDGAGKVATSPLAPGVFGFTDKTKAYEYNPEKAREHLIKAGYKDGLTLTLTIYEGNSNSDVATIVQAQLKEIGIDLIIQSYETGAFFTYTAEGKHEMFLGSWGCVTGDADYGLYAVYHSTAKGAAGNRSFYSNPKVDKLLEEGKVSIDPEKRKEIYEKAQEIIVDDAAEVMLYNRILSVGTQRDIQGLNLHPVTLHDFYPVSIEE
- a CDS encoding proline--tRNA ligase; the protein is MRFSKMYAKTLKETPKDAEVVSHQLMLRSGMIKKLASGIYTYLPLGYRALQKVEKITREEMDRAGSQELFMPVLQPAELWKETGRWDAMGPEMMRLQDRHGRDFILGPTHEEVITDIIRNDISSYKSLPLSLYQIQTKFRDERRPRFGLMRGREFLMKDAYSFHATDESLDEEFENMKAAYTRVFERCGLKFRSVEADSGAIGGSGSQEFHVLAESGEDEIIFCNTCDYAANLEKAESVVKEEITETKEELAEVELRDTPNVAKIDDVCEYFGIPASKTVKAITYMDTLSLKAYMVLQRGDYEINEVKLKNLLNETDLVMLSEADLIAYNLVKGYMGPYNIELGDMTLVADESVTKIINHTAGGNQVDTHYMNVNYGRDYTAHIVGDVRSVKAGEGCPRCSEGELESARGIEAGHVFKLGKKYSESMGATFLDENGKTKTMTMGCYGIGVSRTLAAAIEQNNDENGIIWPMSIAPYLVDVIPANIKDADQLGLAEKLYAELTDKNIDTVIDDRKERPGFKFKDADLIGFPIKLIVGRGAKDGLVEVKVRKTNEAFEVKAEEVISFIEEIIAKG
- a CDS encoding outer membrane beta-barrel protein, translated to MKKLYVLMFFIYSIVSLAEDTDKIEFRVGGNLAGKYKEVNTTNFKNDSEPQGIGYEFIVELVHEPIPNLITGLGTGYQREGEIRIEGKNYKIIDTIPIYATVKYRFNETGIYKPYIKLNLGASIPYTRSDLDRSGVKAETGFYYSLGGGIEYENMIIDLSYQYNGNKLDGDYDGKVEFSRLTLGIGYRLDI
- a CDS encoding metallophosphoesterase family protein — its product is MNIVKLDMEDYDKVWIISDIHGYHNVFLKLLDKIKLTEKDLLIINGDSCDRGPSSLKMYDTIEELVKSGLNIIHTFGNHEDLMVNAIEKGELFAWYRNGGRQTVDSYKKKYDILNKHLKYIKNMPIAVDLGKYFVVHGGINPEKSIEDQIPYEMTWIRGDFIDHPLLKTDKIVVYGHTPNLDGKIHFVSDQKISIDCGSYDTGVVGAIELKSMEIIYESTDRLNIYLNQHFKKR
- the brnQ gene encoding branched-chain amino acid transport system II carrier protein produces the protein MKKNKLDWLVIGLALFSMFFGAGNLIFPPSIGLAMGENWLVSAMGFAFTGIGLPVLGVLTMNKVGSFENFAGKVSKPFFTMYSLLLMASVVFTNTPRTAATAYELGLLPNLGSFHISPIIISIVFFAVTLYMSLNPSRAIDQVGKFLTPTIVTIVLSMIVLGITNKVAAPGASHVQVNSFGFGFSQGYQTMDGIMAGLFSMVILANLTARGYTSKNERASLIKRASIVTGTGLSIIYLGLFYLGATGNQYFPADISRPELVSNFVNIFLGQYGNLIFGICVIAACLSTAVALTMVVSEFFSKTYNMDYKKVAVVSCVLSAFMANFGVDKIVVIASPILGILYPITIVLIFLGILGINSIAIRRSCVGVSGILAVLQIVVDNTEIGAIESIYRAIPLSSQGFVWVVPTVAAGLLTYILMKDARELARA
- a CDS encoding DUF4344 domain-containing metallopeptidase, translating into MKKILILFMLNIVIIFGGVQVNYSPPTGKKEKEVKEWMIKNRVIEDLVDTVNQEIKIEEELQVVVEVADKDSVYYSPEDRKIVISYDFIMEIRERFKDEYKKEWEIYAKDAIEHTFYHELGHALVDLLDIPVLGKEEDAVDDFGIIMLILTLEDGEERAISAAELFFMEGLEVEEFTSEDLMDEHSLDDQRGYRSLNLVYGSNPEKYENIAEDLKMDEDMRLMAQEMFERQTINWLRLLKPYLKDGILLNTYKEFQ